One segment of Pseudodesulfovibrio sp. 5S69 DNA contains the following:
- a CDS encoding GNAT family N-acetyltransferase yields MKALTIRHADMDDLPACHTIEVNCFPPAEAAWASSLRNRIELYPEGFLVAELDGKVVAQVNSGATDKDDITDEEFKQLIGHDPEGRNLVIFSLSVHPDYQKRGIAGKLLTNFIEHAGDMGKSAIKLLCKEPVLPFYARFGFTDDGLSSSTHGGAAWHAMTLHLQD; encoded by the coding sequence ATGAAAGCCCTGACCATACGCCACGCGGACATGGACGACCTGCCCGCCTGCCATACCATCGAGGTCAACTGTTTCCCGCCCGCCGAGGCGGCCTGGGCGAGCAGCCTGCGCAACCGCATCGAGCTCTACCCCGAGGGATTCCTGGTGGCCGAATTGGACGGGAAGGTGGTCGCCCAGGTGAACTCGGGCGCAACCGACAAGGACGACATCACGGACGAGGAATTCAAGCAGCTCATCGGGCACGACCCGGAGGGCCGCAACCTGGTCATCTTCTCCCTGTCCGTGCACCCGGACTACCAGAAACGCGGCATTGCCGGAAAGCTGCTGACCAACTTCATCGAGCACGCCGGGGACATGGGCAAATCCGCCATCAAGCTGTTGTGCAAGGAGCCGGTCCTGCCCTTCTACGCCCGCTTCGGCTTCACTGACGACGGCCTGTCCTCGTCCACCCACGGTGGCGCCGCCTGGCACGCCATGACCCTGCACCTGCAGGACTGA
- a CDS encoding response regulator, whose product MSVITVFNGLFCEAGVVVKRVLDATDCRLVTDQEIVADASHLSGMAEDRIARAFQAKASVFNSFSHEKEQAIAWMRLAVAERLVKDDNLVIPGFASQLPDPSVGHVLKVCLISDRKARVAVAEREEGFAEKHAMKLIRKDDEDRAAWVKALRDEDDPWSGTLYDLVLPVASTGVERSADLIVEQLGNTAVAVTDKTRAQVQDFLLAARVETVLAKEGHSVQVSARKGTVILTINKHVLLLDKLERELKSIVSGVEGVMAVEAQVGKGFHQTDIYRKMDFAVPSKVLLVDDEREFVQTLSERLMMRDMGSAVVYDGESALNLVRDDEPEVMILDLKMPGIDGIEVLRRVKNEHPNIEVIILTGHGSEADREVCMELGAFAYLHKPVDIDVLSETLKAANEKIRAEK is encoded by the coding sequence ATGTCTGTCATCACCGTTTTCAACGGACTGTTTTGCGAAGCCGGCGTGGTGGTCAAGCGCGTGCTCGACGCCACGGACTGTAGACTGGTAACCGACCAGGAGATCGTGGCCGACGCCTCGCACCTGTCGGGCATGGCCGAGGACCGCATTGCCCGCGCCTTCCAGGCCAAGGCCTCGGTCTTCAACAGCTTCAGCCACGAGAAGGAGCAGGCCATCGCCTGGATGCGCCTGGCCGTGGCCGAGCGGCTGGTCAAGGACGACAACCTGGTCATCCCCGGTTTCGCCTCCCAGTTGCCCGATCCGTCCGTCGGCCACGTCCTCAAGGTCTGCCTCATCTCCGACCGCAAGGCGCGCGTGGCCGTGGCCGAGCGTGAGGAGGGCTTCGCCGAGAAGCACGCCATGAAGCTCATCCGCAAGGACGACGAGGACCGCGCCGCCTGGGTCAAGGCTCTGCGCGACGAGGACGACCCGTGGTCCGGCACCCTCTACGACCTGGTCCTGCCCGTTGCCTCCACCGGCGTGGAGCGCTCGGCGGACCTCATCGTCGAGCAGCTCGGCAACACCGCGGTCGCGGTCACGGACAAGACCCGCGCCCAGGTGCAGGACTTCCTCCTGGCCGCCAGGGTGGAGACCGTGCTCGCCAAGGAGGGCCACAGCGTCCAGGTCTCGGCCCGCAAGGGCACGGTCATCCTGACCATCAACAAGCACGTCCTCCTGCTGGACAAGCTGGAGCGCGAGCTGAAGTCCATCGTCTCCGGGGTGGAGGGCGTCATGGCCGTGGAGGCTCAGGTGGGCAAGGGGTTCCACCAGACCGACATCTACCGCAAGATGGACTTCGCCGTGCCCTCCAAGGTCCTGCTGGTGGACGACGAACGCGAATTCGTCCAGACCCTGTCCGAAAGGCTGATGATGCGTGACATGGGCTCTGCCGTGGTTTATGATGGGGAGTCCGCCCTGAACCTGGTCAGGGACGACGAGCCCGAGGTCATGATCCTCGACCTGAAGATGCCCGGCATCGACGGCATCGAGGTCCTGCGCCGCGTCAAGAACGAGCACCCGAACATCGAGGTCATCATCCTGACCGGCCACGGTTCGGAGGCGGACCGCGAGGTGTGCATGGAACTCGGCGCGTTCGCCTACCTGCACAAGCCCGTGGACATCGACGTCCTGAGCGAGACGCTCAAGGCCGCCAACGAAAAGATCAGGGCCGAAAAGTAA
- the ahbD gene encoding heme b synthase — translation MSEHPKGHPGSMTGCPPEGHPGGHPGGHPHGKMHPGAEHAPKKFLDDGVTPICRLIAWEVTRSCNLACKHCRAEAHPEPYEGELSTEEAKALIDTFPDVGSPIIIFTGGEPMMRHDVYELIAYAKGKGMRCVMAPNGTLITPETAQKMKDAGIERCSISIDAPEAAQHDEFRGEVGAFDASMRGIQYLKDVGIEFQINTTVTKNNLHLFKDIFNLCEKIGASAWHIFLLVPTGRAVELGAEVITAEEYEDVLNWFYDFRKTTSMQLKATCAPHYHRILRQRAKEEGVPVNFENFGLDAVSRGCLGGIGFCFISHRGQVQPCGYLELDCGNVRDIPFPEIWKNSQQFLNLRNPEAYDGKCGHCEYEKVCGGCRARAQTMNGHYLKEEPLCSYTPKKKPKA, via the coding sequence ATGAGCGAACACCCCAAAGGCCATCCCGGCTCCATGACCGGCTGTCCGCCCGAAGGTCATCCCGGCGGGCACCCCGGCGGGCATCCCCACGGCAAGATGCACCCCGGCGCGGAACACGCGCCCAAAAAGTTTCTCGACGACGGCGTCACCCCCATCTGCCGGCTCATCGCCTGGGAAGTGACCCGGTCCTGCAACCTGGCCTGCAAGCACTGCCGGGCCGAGGCACACCCCGAACCCTACGAGGGCGAGCTGTCCACCGAAGAGGCCAAGGCGCTCATCGACACCTTCCCGGACGTGGGCTCCCCGATCATCATCTTCACCGGCGGCGAGCCCATGATGCGCCACGACGTCTACGAGCTGATAGCCTACGCCAAGGGCAAGGGCATGCGCTGCGTCATGGCCCCCAACGGCACGCTGATCACCCCGGAGACCGCCCAAAAGATGAAGGACGCGGGCATCGAACGTTGCTCCATCTCCATCGACGCGCCCGAGGCCGCCCAGCACGACGAGTTCCGCGGCGAGGTCGGGGCCTTCGACGCTTCCATGCGCGGCATCCAGTACTTGAAGGACGTGGGTATCGAGTTCCAGATCAACACCACGGTGACCAAGAACAACCTCCACCTCTTCAAGGACATCTTCAATCTCTGCGAAAAGATCGGCGCGTCCGCCTGGCACATCTTCCTGCTCGTGCCCACGGGCCGGGCCGTGGAGCTCGGGGCCGAAGTCATCACCGCCGAGGAATACGAAGACGTGCTCAACTGGTTCTACGATTTCCGCAAGACCACCAGCATGCAGCTCAAGGCCACCTGTGCGCCCCACTACCACCGCATCCTGCGCCAGCGTGCCAAGGAAGAGGGCGTACCGGTCAACTTCGAGAACTTCGGACTGGACGCGGTTTCGCGCGGCTGCCTCGGCGGTATCGGGTTCTGCTTCATCTCGCACCGGGGCCAGGTACAGCCGTGCGGCTACCTGGAACTGGACTGCGGCAACGTCCGCGACATCCCCTTCCCGGAGATCTGGAAGAACTCCCAGCAGTTCCTCAACCTGCGAAACCCCGAAGCCTACGACGGCAAATGCGGCCACTGCGAATACGAAAAGGTCTGCGGCGGCTGCCGCGCCCGAGCCCAGACTATGAACGGACACTATCTCAAGGAAGAGCCTTTGTGCTCCTACACCCCGAAGAAAAAGCCGAAGGCATAG
- a CDS encoding sensor histidine kinase yields the protein MASLLEKIRPQFWDTDSDAGAGKSLFNYRRIWRFAIILLVLVALIPLMVMAFIDYNVTRHSLESENLLRTARTTSNTRRSVAYFLDERTKALEFLVHDQGIAALRNNGNLAKVLASLQQSFGGFVDIGVIDDRGRQIAYIGPYDLLGRDYSGQEGFATTMAHGTYISRVFLGFRDEPHLVVSRKVRDSRSGEDYILRATLDTDQFNSILTQLDLPGGGDAFVVDRDGVIQTPSKEHGSLLTRVDLAIPGYSDTTRVEQVRGRDGVEYTVGYAYIHDTPFIVLVVKRTRELMMPLQTIRMELLWILITSIVVILLVIVGVATYLVNKVYIADQTRARTLHRMEHTNRMASIGRLAAGVAHEINNPLAIINEKAGLIRDLFVYKQEYANDERLLGNIDSIINSVTRCGKITKRLLSFARHIDVEMDEIEFKDLANEVIDFLRKEAEYRSITIDMDIPEKLPPFISDRGKLQQIFLNLVNNAFQAMNDGGHLSITARETACDQLVFTVEDDGCGIPEADIKRIFDPFFSTKKKTGGTGLGLSITYGLVQELGGSMAVESEVGTGTTFTIIMPLKGTKPEDKTDKA from the coding sequence ATGGCATCATTGCTCGAGAAGATACGACCGCAATTCTGGGATACGGACAGCGACGCGGGGGCAGGCAAGAGCCTGTTCAACTACCGCCGCATCTGGCGTTTCGCCATTATCCTGCTGGTGCTGGTGGCGCTCATCCCCCTGATGGTCATGGCCTTCATCGACTACAACGTCACCCGGCATTCCCTCGAATCCGAGAACCTCCTGCGCACGGCCAGGACGACCTCCAACACGAGGCGTTCGGTGGCCTACTTCCTGGATGAGCGGACCAAGGCCCTGGAGTTCCTGGTCCACGACCAGGGCATCGCGGCCCTGCGCAACAACGGGAACCTGGCCAAGGTGCTGGCCTCCCTGCAACAGAGCTTCGGCGGGTTCGTGGACATCGGCGTGATCGACGACCGGGGGCGGCAGATCGCCTACATCGGCCCGTACGACCTGCTCGGCCGCGACTACAGCGGCCAGGAGGGGTTCGCCACGACCATGGCCCACGGCACCTACATCAGCCGGGTCTTCCTCGGCTTCCGCGACGAGCCGCACCTGGTGGTCTCGCGCAAGGTGCGCGACAGCCGGAGCGGTGAAGACTACATCCTCCGGGCCACCCTGGACACGGACCAGTTCAACTCCATCCTGACCCAACTCGACCTGCCCGGCGGCGGCGACGCCTTCGTGGTCGACCGCGACGGCGTCATCCAGACCCCGTCCAAGGAGCACGGCTCCCTGCTGACCCGGGTGGATCTGGCCATCCCAGGCTATTCCGACACGACCCGCGTGGAACAGGTCCGGGGCCGGGACGGCGTGGAGTACACCGTGGGCTACGCCTACATCCACGACACCCCGTTCATCGTGCTCGTGGTCAAGCGCACCCGCGAGCTGATGATGCCGCTGCAGACCATCCGCATGGAGCTGCTCTGGATCCTGATCACCAGCATCGTCGTCATCCTGCTGGTCATCGTGGGCGTGGCCACCTACCTGGTCAACAAGGTCTACATCGCGGACCAGACCAGGGCGCGGACCCTGCATCGCATGGAGCACACCAACCGCATGGCCTCCATCGGGCGGCTGGCGGCGGGCGTGGCCCACGAGATCAACAATCCCCTGGCGATCATCAACGAGAAGGCCGGGCTGATCCGCGACCTGTTCGTCTACAAGCAGGAGTACGCCAACGACGAGCGGCTGCTGGGGAACATCGACTCCATCATCAATTCGGTCACCCGCTGCGGCAAGATCACCAAGCGGCTCCTCAGTTTCGCCCGGCACATAGACGTGGAGATGGACGAGATCGAATTCAAGGACCTGGCCAACGAGGTCATCGACTTCCTGCGCAAGGAGGCCGAGTACCGGTCCATCACCATCGACATGGACATCCCGGAGAAGCTCCCCCCGTTCATCTCGGACCGGGGTAAGCTGCAGCAGATATTCCTCAACCTGGTGAACAACGCCTTCCAGGCCATGAACGACGGGGGGCACCTGTCCATCACGGCTCGGGAGACGGCCTGCGACCAGTTGGTCTTCACTGTGGAGGACGACGGCTGCGGCATTCCGGAAGCGGACATCAAGCGCATCTTCGACCCGTTCTTCTCCACCAAGAAAAAGACCGGCGGCACCGGTCTGGGCCTGTCCATCACCTACGGACTGGTCCAGGAATTGGGCGGATCCATGGCCGTGGAGAGCGAGGTGGGCACGGGAACGACCTTCACCATAATCATGCCCCTCAAGGGGACCAAGCCCGAAGACAAGACGGACAAGGCATAA
- the rpe gene encoding ribulose-phosphate 3-epimerase, translating to MILSPSMLSSDFANMEAELKALEAAGLDWVHLDVMDGMFVPNITFGPPIIKAMRAKSKLFFDCHLMIDDPGRYIEAFADAGADLICVHAEACTHLERVCAQIAETGAKPAVALNPHTPPEAIRYLLPQLYMVLVMSVNPGFGGQKFIPFCLDKVRDLKSMIEAAGADTLIQIDGGVTLDNARELTGAGVDVLVSGSAFFKYPPYGERYKAFQDACR from the coding sequence ATGATTCTTTCCCCCTCCATGCTTTCCTCGGACTTCGCCAACATGGAAGCCGAGCTGAAGGCCCTGGAAGCCGCGGGCCTCGACTGGGTCCACCTGGACGTCATGGACGGCATGTTCGTGCCCAATATCACCTTCGGGCCGCCGATCATCAAGGCCATGCGCGCCAAGTCCAAGCTTTTCTTCGACTGCCACCTGATGATCGACGATCCGGGCCGGTACATCGAAGCCTTCGCCGACGCCGGAGCCGATCTGATCTGCGTCCACGCCGAGGCGTGCACGCACCTGGAGCGGGTCTGCGCCCAGATCGCCGAAACCGGAGCCAAGCCCGCCGTGGCGCTGAACCCGCACACCCCGCCCGAGGCCATCCGCTATCTCCTGCCGCAGTTGTACATGGTCCTGGTCATGTCCGTGAATCCGGGTTTCGGCGGCCAGAAGTTCATCCCCTTCTGCCTGGACAAGGTCCGCGATCTCAAGTCCATGATCGAGGCGGCCGGGGCCGACACGCTGATCCAGATCGACGGCGGCGTGACCCTGGACAACGCGCGCGAACTGACCGGAGCGGGCGTGGATGTGCTCGTGTCCGGTTCGGCATTCTTCAAGTATCCGCCCTACGGCGAACGGTACAAGGCGTTTCAGGACGCCTGCAGGTAA
- a CDS encoding sensor histidine kinase — MSRTQCETREGLRFFGRISASVSHEIKNVFAVINEAAGLIEDFTLMAERGVPLQPDRLKSAANSIQGQIRRGDAIVKNMNAFAHSTDEDVREVDLVEALRLAADLTARFADMRQIRLTVGECEPVSMVACPFDLTRLLHSSIAAAFDSMQPGDTLAVSVSPDGGGASFSLSVPGKDAPLKNDEPFAELARAMNARVEVDEKTGTSQLLLADKGAPA, encoded by the coding sequence ATGAGCCGGACCCAGTGCGAGACCCGCGAGGGGCTGCGATTCTTCGGGCGCATCAGCGCATCCGTTTCCCACGAGATCAAGAACGTGTTCGCCGTGATCAACGAGGCGGCCGGTCTGATCGAGGACTTCACGCTCATGGCCGAGCGGGGAGTGCCCCTTCAGCCCGATCGGCTCAAGAGCGCGGCCAATTCCATCCAGGGCCAGATCCGGCGCGGCGACGCCATCGTCAAGAACATGAATGCGTTCGCGCATTCCACCGACGAGGACGTCCGCGAGGTGGATCTGGTCGAGGCCCTCAGGCTTGCGGCGGACCTGACCGCCCGTTTTGCCGACATGCGGCAGATCAGGCTGACCGTGGGCGAGTGCGAGCCCGTGTCCATGGTCGCGTGCCCCTTTGATCTGACGCGGCTGCTGCACTCCTCAATAGCGGCGGCCTTCGATTCCATGCAACCGGGCGACACGCTGGCCGTTAGCGTATCCCCGGATGGCGGCGGCGCATCGTTCTCCCTTTCCGTGCCCGGAAAGGATGCCCCGCTGAAGAATGACGAACCGTTCGCCGAACTGGCCCGGGCCATGAACGCCCGCGTCGAGGTGGACGAAAAGACCGGGACCAGCCAGTTGCTGCTTGCGGACAAGGGCGCTCCCGCGTAA
- a CDS encoding AsnC family transcriptional regulator, with product MDNYDKQILDIIQSHFPLASRPYEEVGRQVGLTEAEVLERVRAMKASGLIRRMGANFNSNTLGWQSTLCAASVPEDKLDAFVAEVNKHDGVTHNYLRENEFNVWFALIAPDMDAVEEILASITEATGIKVLNLPADKLFKIKVDFKMDK from the coding sequence ATGGACAATTACGACAAGCAGATACTCGACATCATCCAGTCCCATTTCCCGCTCGCTTCGCGTCCTTACGAGGAGGTCGGCAGGCAGGTGGGTTTGACCGAGGCCGAGGTGCTTGAGCGGGTGCGGGCCATGAAGGCGTCCGGCCTGATCCGGCGCATGGGCGCGAATTTCAACTCCAACACGCTGGGCTGGCAGTCCACCCTGTGCGCGGCCAGTGTTCCCGAGGACAAGCTCGACGCATTCGTGGCCGAGGTGAACAAGCACGACGGGGTGACCCACAACTACCTGCGCGAGAACGAGTTCAACGTCTGGTTCGCGCTCATCGCCCCGGACATGGACGCGGTGGAAGAAATTCTCGCTTCCATCACCGAAGCCACGGGCATCAAGGTGCTCAACCTTCCGGCGGACAAGCTGTTCAAGATCAAGGTCGACTTCAAGATGGACAAATAG
- a CDS encoding substrate-binding periplasmic protein yields the protein MGFHKVKYVLLPLLFWSFLGLVTAGSVRADNIRFYVDALPPYAVLHEDGPPTGFAVALMEQLMRASGEHFEASDVSVMTWARAVHHVEVVPQAALLVLTKLPERADRYKWVGPLDLLPVGVIARKDSGIVVDRLEDLLKYRVGMVRNTAPYRVLVRDLPEIGPNLVMLSGIPALLRMLREKRVDVIIQADMAAKELMDGEGMNADDYSTIFHFAPLAVYFGFNKSTDDGLIHRLQSVLDRFKEPDSSGINPYSRMREAYFGRPAPGVEEKKAE from the coding sequence ATGGGTTTTCACAAGGTCAAATATGTCCTCCTGCCCCTACTTTTTTGGAGTTTTTTGGGGTTGGTGACGGCCGGGTCGGTCCGGGCCGACAATATCCGGTTTTATGTGGACGCGCTGCCCCCTTACGCCGTGCTGCACGAAGACGGACCGCCCACCGGGTTCGCCGTGGCCTTGATGGAGCAGTTGATGCGCGCATCCGGCGAACACTTCGAGGCGTCGGACGTTTCGGTCATGACCTGGGCGCGCGCCGTGCACCACGTTGAAGTCGTTCCCCAAGCCGCCTTGCTCGTCCTGACCAAGCTGCCCGAGCGGGCCGACCGCTACAAGTGGGTGGGGCCGCTGGATCTGTTGCCCGTCGGGGTCATCGCCCGCAAGGACTCCGGGATCGTCGTCGATCGGCTGGAGGACCTGCTCAAGTACCGCGTGGGCATGGTCCGCAACACGGCTCCCTACCGCGTCCTCGTCCGCGACCTGCCCGAGATCGGGCCCAACCTGGTCATGCTCAGCGGTATCCCCGCCCTGCTCAGGATGCTCCGCGAAAAACGGGTGGACGTGATCATCCAGGCGGACATGGCGGCGAAAGAGCTGATGGACGGGGAAGGGATGAATGCGGACGACTATTCCACCATTTTCCATTTCGCCCCGTTGGCCGTCTATTTCGGGTTCAACAAGAGCACGGACGACGGCTTGATCCATCGGCTCCAGTCGGTCCTGGATCGGTTCAAGGAGCCGGATTCGTCGGGGATCAATCCGTACAGCCGGATGCGGGAAGCGTATTTCGGCAGGCCCGCGCCCGGCGTCGAAGAGAAGAAAGCTGAGTGA
- a CDS encoding ATP-binding cassette domain-containing protein, with amino-acid sequence MALVSLRDISINFTGTVLLDKVSMQIEPGERVCLLGRNGEGKSTLLSIIEGVTPPDTGAVDYQRGCRVAMLPQEVPQALEGTVYDITAKGLGEVGEHLAAYHDAARALAESPEPGQDLVNRLEHAQHALEDAGGWPHHQTIETVLSHLKLDGDDLFASLSGGTKRRVLLARALVSGPDLLILDEPTNHLDIDSISWLEDFLLRQSAALLFVTHDRAFLRRLATRIVELDRGRLTSWECGYETYLERKDEALSAEAKQNHNFDRKLAEEETWIRQGIKARRTRNMGRVRDLRKMREERNARRERVGSVKMVIQEAERTGKLVIEAKDLCFGYGDRPLIADFSTTIMRGDKVGLIGPNGAGKTTLLKILLGEIEPQAGSVRHGVNLQINYFDQLRLQLDETRSARHNVAEGNDFVDINGHRRHVMSHLKDFLFTPDRAKVPVSVLSGGERNRLLLAKLFTRPSNVLVMDEPTNDLDAETLDLLEELLMDYPGTLLLVSHDRDFLNNVVTSSIAFEGNGRVAEYVGGYDDWLRQRPSAAPAPAKACKPKPEPEPDRAAPARKKLSYKEKFELEKKREELRKMPARIEGLESELGALQERMASADYYKNSGEIMADDQKRLETLESDLEIAYETWEELETALEGVELD; translated from the coding sequence ATGGCCCTGGTCAGTTTACGAGACATATCCATCAATTTCACCGGCACGGTGCTGCTGGACAAGGTGTCCATGCAGATCGAGCCGGGCGAGCGCGTCTGCCTGCTCGGCCGCAACGGCGAAGGCAAGTCCACCCTGCTGTCCATCATCGAGGGCGTGACCCCGCCGGACACCGGGGCCGTGGACTACCAGCGCGGCTGCCGCGTGGCCATGCTCCCCCAGGAGGTCCCCCAGGCCCTGGAGGGCACGGTCTACGACATCACGGCCAAGGGGCTGGGCGAGGTCGGCGAGCACCTGGCCGCCTACCACGACGCCGCCCGCGCCCTGGCGGAATCCCCGGAGCCGGGGCAGGACCTGGTGAACCGGCTGGAGCACGCCCAGCATGCCCTGGAGGATGCCGGAGGCTGGCCGCACCACCAGACCATCGAGACCGTGCTGTCGCACCTCAAACTCGACGGCGACGACCTGTTTGCCTCCCTTTCCGGCGGGACCAAGCGCCGCGTGCTCCTGGCCCGCGCCCTGGTCTCCGGCCCGGACCTGCTTATCCTGGACGAACCCACCAACCACCTGGACATCGACTCCATTTCCTGGCTCGAAGACTTTCTCCTGCGCCAGAGCGCGGCCCTGCTCTTCGTCACCCACGACCGCGCCTTCCTGCGCCGTCTGGCCACGCGCATCGTGGAGCTGGACCGGGGGCGGCTGACCAGTTGGGAGTGCGGCTACGAGACCTATCTCGAACGCAAGGACGAGGCCCTGTCCGCCGAGGCCAAGCAGAACCACAACTTCGACCGCAAGCTGGCCGAGGAGGAGACCTGGATCAGGCAGGGCATCAAGGCCCGGCGCACCCGGAACATGGGCCGCGTGCGGGACTTGCGGAAGATGCGCGAGGAGCGCAACGCCCGGCGGGAACGCGTGGGCTCGGTCAAGATGGTCATCCAGGAGGCGGAGCGCACGGGCAAGCTGGTCATCGAGGCCAAGGACCTCTGCTTCGGGTATGGCGACAGGCCGCTCATTGCAGACTTCTCGACGACCATCATGCGCGGGGACAAGGTCGGGCTCATCGGGCCCAACGGCGCAGGCAAGACAACCCTGCTCAAGATTCTGCTCGGCGAGATCGAGCCGCAGGCCGGGAGCGTACGCCACGGGGTCAACCTGCAAATCAACTATTTCGACCAGTTGCGTCTCCAACTCGATGAGACCCGCTCGGCCCGCCACAACGTGGCCGAGGGCAACGACTTCGTGGACATCAACGGCCACCGCCGGCACGTCATGTCCCACCTCAAGGACTTCCTGTTCACCCCGGACAGGGCCAAGGTCCCGGTCAGCGTGCTGTCCGGCGGGGAGCGCAACCGGCTGCTTCTGGCCAAGCTGTTCACCCGCCCGTCCAACGTCCTGGTCATGGACGAACCGACCAACGACCTGGACGCCGAGACCCTGGATCTCCTGGAAGAACTGCTCATGGACTACCCCGGCACCCTGCTGCTGGTCAGCCACGACCGCGACTTCCTGAACAACGTGGTCACCTCGTCCATCGCCTTCGAGGGCAACGGCCGGGTGGCCGAGTACGTGGGCGGCTACGACGACTGGCTCCGGCAGCGGCCCTCTGCCGCCCCGGCCCCGGCCAAGGCGTGCAAGCCCAAGCCCGAACCCGAGCCGGACAGGGCGGCCCCGGCCAGGAAGAAGCTGAGCTACAAGGAAAAATTCGAACTCGAAAAAAAGCGCGAGGAGCTCAGGAAGATGCCCGCCCGCATCGAGGGGCTGGAAAGCGAACTCGGGGCCTTGCAGGAACGCATGGCTTCTGCTGATTATTACAAGAATTCCGGCGAGATAATGGCGGACGATCAAAAGCGGCTGGAAACCCTTGAGTCCGATCTTGAAATCGCCTATGAGACCTGGGAAGAACTCGAAACCGCCCTTGAGGGCGTGGAGCTGGATTGA
- a CDS encoding response regulator: MKVLLVDDEVELVSAMAERLGFRDVDADWTDNGESALAMADKTAYDVAVLDMKMPRLSGLELMERLAEKHPDMKFIFLSGHGSEADFKAGCAAGCNYLIKPIQLEDLVALIRKVAA; encoded by the coding sequence ATGAAAGTACTGTTGGTAGACGATGAAGTGGAACTGGTTTCCGCCATGGCCGAGCGCCTCGGATTCCGGGACGTGGACGCGGACTGGACGGACAATGGCGAATCGGCCCTGGCCATGGCCGACAAGACCGCGTACGACGTGGCCGTCCTGGACATGAAGATGCCCAGGTTGAGCGGCCTGGAACTCATGGAGCGGCTGGCGGAAAAGCATCCGGACATGAAGTTCATCTTCCTGTCCGGCCACGGCTCGGAAGCGGATTTCAAGGCGGGCTGCGCTGCGGGCTGCAACTACCTGATCAAGCCCATACAGCTTGAGGACCTCGTCGCCCTGATCCGCAAGGTGGCGGCGTAA
- a CDS encoding response regulator — protein MAEKVLLIDDEVEFLEALSERMEIRGMDVTTAENANAAVSAINSGDFDAIVLDLQMPDMNGIDMLKIIRKTNPDMQVILLTGQATLEAGIQAMKLGAMDFMEKPADIDALTDKIKKAQAKKMVIVEKKTEKKVNDILKSKGW, from the coding sequence ATGGCAGAAAAAGTACTGCTTATCGATGATGAAGTGGAATTCCTCGAGGCCCTGTCCGAACGGATGGAGATCCGGGGCATGGATGTGACCACGGCCGAGAACGCCAATGCGGCGGTCAGCGCGATCAATTCGGGCGATTTCGACGCCATCGTGCTGGACCTGCAGATGCCGGACATGAACGGCATCGACATGCTCAAGATCATCCGGAAGACCAACCCGGACATGCAGGTCATCCTGCTCACCGGCCAGGCCACCCTGGAAGCGGGCATTCAGGCCATGAAGCTCGGCGCCATGGACTTCATGGAGAAGCCCGCGGACATCGACGCGCTGACCGACAAGATCAAGAAGGCCCAGGCCAAGAAGATGGTCATCGTGGAAAAGAAGACCGAAAAGAAGGTCAACGACATCCTCAAATCAAAGGGGTGGTAA